The Terriglobia bacterium genome has a segment encoding these proteins:
- a CDS encoding ATP synthase F0 subunit C, with the protein MRKLTFLLLIAAAVLLIASPVYAQTPGGAPAGNWAVPIGVGLGMGLAAGLAGLGQGKVAGSVAEALARNPGARAGIQLALFIGLAFIESLVLFTFVLLFLRTQ; encoded by the coding sequence GATCGCTGCTGCGGTCCTTTTGATCGCATCGCCGGTCTACGCGCAAACACCGGGTGGCGCGCCCGCCGGTAATTGGGCCGTTCCCATCGGCGTTGGTCTGGGCATGGGGCTTGCCGCCGGTCTGGCTGGACTTGGCCAGGGCAAAGTCGCCGGCTCCGTGGCTGAAGCGCTGGCACGTAATCCCGGAGCGCGCGCCGGGATCCAACTCGCACTCTTCATCGGACTGGCCTTTATTGAATCGCTGGTTCTGTTCACCTTCGTGCTGCTTTTCCTGCGCACGCAGTAA